One genomic region from Ptychodera flava strain L36383 chromosome 14, AS_Pfla_20210202, whole genome shotgun sequence encodes:
- the LOC139149375 gene encoding uncharacterized protein has translation MDESCFRFRIEKTATMPSTMNGLPPNSSWYERALSITDRRRRSLGQSSGATAIHDAIAKGKVHLAKFILDAVDGDIVNARDIHGKTPLIRACKIREEKARIKAVQLLLGRGADVNLRDNMGRTALSYACELRCNDIVRILVQNNVDPDVEDNNGNTALMYCASVGNDKAVEILTKSFRRLGLDVDRENDEGMTPLMMSAKNGYLECATLLAQEGKASVDRRDSVRNLNAEEWARENGCTTPEVESFASIRRSTGANRRFKGLRPFLISTSQSSDSDQSCQSSFEDGDKDGSDSDVSQEKVPKSNTKKASKELSIEELAKKFTEVQKNRGIPVPTQMPPPSFNKYRYAKRCSLPNVTVFQNYRMEVIRDDDNRPAQVDEDSPSPVEEEDSQQTRSPKLFCTGKSNSMDDTAEFRDKVSVSVQTSRRNSAASVHSRKSPIIRSRDPSPTRATKDSQPRSRQTTPIPSPGLQKSKSEYVTVTSLPAGASAKRQGTAPSRPESVRYHQRDDTLTSVESASHIEFDFDSETRGRAFPALSPRQSQTEYTDSDVFLPPIGGSRDSKTLTTKQQCRLSNSDVSH, from the coding sequence ATGGACGAGTCCTGCTTTAGGTTTAGAATTGAGAAAACAGCGACAATGCCAAGCACCATGAATGGCCTGCCACCGAACAGTTCCTGGTATGAACGGGCACTGTCGATCACCGATCGCCGTCGACGTAGCCTCGGCCAAAGCTCTGGCGCCACGGCCATACACGACGCCATCGCAAAGGGGAAAGTCCACCTGGCGAAATTCATCCTCGATGCTGTCGATGGAGATATCGTGAACGCTCGCGATATCCACGGCAAAACGCCCCTGATACGAGCCTGTAAAATCCGAGAGGAAAAGGCGAGGATAAAAGCCGTGCAGCTTTTGCTTGGACGAGGCGCGGACGTTAATTTACGAGATAACATGGGACGAACAGCTCTAAGTTACGCCTGTGAGTTACGGTGTAATGATATCGTTAGAATCCTGGTACAAAATAATGTTGACCCCGATGTTGAGGATAACAACGGAAACACAGCATTAATGTACTGTGCCAGCGTCGGCAATGACAAGGCTGTCGAGATACTGACGAAGTCGTTTCGCCGACTTGGCTTGGACGTTGACAGAGAAAATGACGAAGGGATGACACCGTTGATGATGTCCGCCAAGAATGGGTATTTAGAATGTGCGACGCTACTGGCTCAAGAGGGGAAGGCGTCGGTCGACAGGCGAGACAGTGTTCGGAATCTCAACGCAGAGGAGTGGGCCAGAGAAAACGGATGCACGACACCCGAGGTCGAATCGTTTGCTTCGATAAGAAGATCAACGGGTGCTAACCGACGTTTCAAAGGACTGCGCCCTTTTCTAATCTCTACGTCCCAAAGTTCGGATTCGGACCAGAGTTGCCAGTCGAGTTTCGAAGACGGGGACAAAGATGGTTCTGACTCCGATGTGAGTCAGGAGAAAGTGCCAAAGTCTAACACCAAGAAGGCATCCAAAGAACTGAGCATTGAGGAACTggctaaaaaattcactgaagtGCAAAAGAACCGTGGAATTCCCGTCCCGACCCAGATGCCGCCTCCCTCCTTTAACAAGTACAGGTATGCAAAGAGATGCAGTTTACCTAACGTGAccgtatttcaaaattatcgcATGGAAGTCATCAGAGACGATGACAACAGGCCTGCTCAGGTGGATGAGGACAGTCCCAGCCCAGTAGAAGAGGAAGATTCACAGCAAACAAGATCCCCGAAACTCTTTTGCACTGGAAAGTCAAATAGTATGGACGACACAGCAGAGTTCCGAGACAAAGTCAGTGTTTCCGTCCAAACTTCGCGCCGTAACAGCGCTGCTTCGGTGCATTCGAGGAAGTCGCCCATCATAAGATCCAGAGATCCTAGCCCTACACGCGCGACGAAGGACAGCCAGCCTCGTTCCAGACAGACAACGCCGATCCCGTCACCGGGTCTACAAAAGTCGAAATCAGAATATGTCACTGTCACGTCCCTACCAGCAGGCGCAAGTGCAAAACGACAGGGAACAGCTCCATCGAGACCGGAGAGCGTTCGTTACCACCAGCGAGACGACACCCTCACAAGCGTGGAAAGTGCCAGTCACATAGAGTTTGACTTTGATAGCGAAACGCGAGGCCGCGCTTTTCCCGCACTGAGCCCGCGTCAAAGTCAAACCGAATACACAGATAGCGATGTTTTTCTGCCGCCAATCGGTGGTTCAAGGGACTCAAAAACTTTGACGACTAAACAGCAATGCCGACTGAGCAATTCGGACGTTTCGCATTGA